A single window of Watersipora subatra chromosome 11, tzWatSuba1.1, whole genome shotgun sequence DNA harbors:
- the LOC137408591 gene encoding triple QxxK/R motif-containing protein-like, giving the protein MARKDAGGRHCDVRDEYRRKIGKQDYLKSKSHWKKTKQEAELKRSGHQYKEMMLVIGTVAAVVAAIYALFYSMSK; this is encoded by the exons ATGGCGAGGAAAGATGCAGGAGGAAGACATTGTGATGTAAGAGATGAATATAGGAGAAAGATAG GCAAGCAAGATTATCTCAAGTCTAAGTCACATTGGAAAAAGACTAAACAGGAAGCAGAGCTAAAACGCTCCGGCCACCAGTACAAG GAAATGATGTTGGTGATTGGAACAGTGGCAGCTGTAGTGGCAGCTATCTACGCTTTGTTTTATTCAATGAGTAAATAA